CGGGTGGTCGGTGAGCAGGGGCGTGATCCGACCGGCCTGCTGGAGCGCTACGCCGAGGGGCTGGCCGCGGGCACGGACCCGGCTTCGCCGGAACGCTGGCCCCGGCCGGACGAGCTGGGGCAGGCCAAGGTCGAGGCGGCCTCGATCGCGCTGATCCTGCAGGTCACGCGGCCCTGGTTGTGGGACGAGCTCGACGAGCGCGTGCGCGGGCGGGTGGTGGACTGGCTGTCCACCGTGGTCGGGCAGCCGTACCCGCCGATCAACTGGGTGTGGTTCCGCGTGGTCGTGGAGTCCTTCCTGCGGGAGGTGGGCGGGCCCTGGTCGGCCGCCGAAATCGAGGAGGACCTCGCGGTGCACGCCGCGCTGCGGCGCGGCGGGGGCTGGTACAGCGACGGGCAGGAGCGGGCCTTCGACCACTACGTCGGGTGGGCGCTGCACCTGTACCCGATGCTGTGGACGCACTGGTTCGACGTGGTGGGCTCGTTGTGCCCGGTCGGGACCTATCGCACGTGGGCCGCGGACCTGGCCCGGTACCTGGACGACGCGGTTCACCTCGTCGGCGCCGACGGTTCGCCGCTGCTGCAGGGGCGCAGCCTGGTCTACCGCTTCGCCGCGGCGGCACCGTTCTGGGTCGGTGCCCTCACCGGGCACGGCGGCCTGGCCCCGGGGCTGGTGCGGCGGGTGTGCAGCGGTGTGCTGCGGCACTTCACGGACCGCGGGGTGCCCGATGCGGACGGTTTGCTGAACCTGGGCTGGCACGGCGCCTGGCCGGGGATGCGGCAGGCCTACTCCGGGGCGGGCTCGCCGTACTGGGCGAGCAAGGGGATGCTCGGGCTGGCCCTGCCCGCCCACCACCCGGTCTGGAACGCGGTCGAGGAGCCGCTGCCCAGTGAGACGTCCGACCACGGTCGGGTGGTGTCCCCGCCGGGGTGGCTGGTCTCTCACCGCCGCGCCGACGGGGTGTCGATCGTGCTCAACCACGGCACCGATCACGCCGAGCCCGGCGCGCGCCGCTCCGATTCCGCGCTGTACGCCCGGCTCGGCTACTCCACGGCCACGGTGCCTCCGCTGATCGGGTCCACTGTGGCCGATCCGGTGGACAACGCGGTGGCGATCGTCGACGCGGAGGGCGCCGCCACGCACCGGACCGGTTTCGAGCGGTTGTACGCCCGCGAGGCCGACGGTGGGGCCCTGGCGGCGGCCAGCCGCGGCCGGGTGTGCTGGGTCGACGCGCGCGAGGACACCACGGCCGACCACGGCTACGGCAGGCGCGGCGCGGTGGTCGAGGGGCCGGTGGTGACGGTCGCTTCGGTGCTGCGCGCGGGGCTCGAGGTGCGGTTGGTTCGGGTGGATCCCGCAGGCTGGGAGGAGCCGGGGGCGGGCTGCTTCGTCCGGATGGGCGGCTGGCCGGTCGCCTCCGACGGTGAACCCGCGGCGCGGGGCGGGCCGCGGCAGCGGCGGGTGTCCTTCGCCAGCGCCGCGCTGCGTTCGCTGGTGTCCGGCGTTCGCGGGTTCACCGGCTGCGGGCTGGCCGCGCAGGCGGGCACGACCCCGCTCGGCGCGTGGACGGCCGTGCCGTGGCTGGCCACCGACGGCGTCCCGGCGGGCGAGGTGCTGGCCGGGAGCGTGCTGCTCGACCGCGGGGGGCGGGAGCCGGTGGATCCCGCGGTGCTGGTGCGACCTGACGGGGAGGGCGGGCACGAGGTGACCGTGGCCTGGCCCGACGGGGAGGGCACCACGGTCGAGCTGCCCGGAGTCCCGTGAGCCGGCTCGGGGCGGGCATGTCGAGCCGGCCGAACCGAACAGGAGGCATCGTGTCGTACCGACCGCTTTCGGCGAACTGGTTCACCGCGACCCGGTGGGAGGGCCGGTTGGCCTACGGCGCCGATTACAACCCCGAGCAGTGGTCGCGTCCCGTCTGGCAGGAGGACGTGCGGCTGATGAACGAGGCCGGGGTGAACATCGTCTCGCTGGGGATCTTCTCCTGGGCCCGCATCGAGCCCGAGCCGGGGGTGCACGACTTCGGCTGGCTGGACGAGGTCATGGACCTGCTGCACGAGCACGGGATCGCGGTGGACCTGGCCACGGCCACGGCCTCGCCCCCGCCGTGGTTGACCGCGCGCCACCCGGAGGTCCTGCCGGTGGACCGGCAGGGGCGGACCCTGTGGCCGGGCGGGCGCCAGCACTGGCGGCCCACCTCGCCGGTGTTCCGCGACTACGCGCTGCGGCTCGTGCGGGTGCTCGCCGAGCGGTACCGCGACCACCCGGGGCTGGTCGCCTGGCACGTGTCCAACGAGCTGGGCTGCCACAACGTCTACGACTACTCCGAGGACGCCGCGCGCGCGTTCCGGAACTGGCTGCGCTCCCGCTACGGGACGGTGGAGCGGCTCAACGAGGTCTGGGCGACGGATTTCTGGTCGCAGCGCTACGGCGACTGGGCCGAGATCCTGCCGCCGCGGTGGGCCGCGGCGTTCCCGAACCCGACGCAGCAGCTCGATTTCCAGCGTTTCTGCTCGGACGCGCTCAAGGACCACTTCCGCGCCGAGCGGGAGGTGCTGCGCTCGGTCACCCCGTCGGTTCCGGTGACGACCAATTTCATGCTCATGGGCAACGCCAAGGGGATGAACTACGCGGACTGGGCGGGCGAGGTCGACTTCGTGTCCAACGACCACTACCTGAACCCGGGGCCGCGGGCGCTGGACGAGCTGTCCTTCTCGGCGGCGCTGACCGGCGGGATCGCGGGGGGACGGCCCTGGTTCCTCATGGAGCACGCCACCGGTGCGGTCAACTGGCGCGCGGTGAACAAGCCCAAGAAACCGGGCGAGCTGGCCCGGGACTCGCTGGTCCACGTCGCCCACGGGGCCGATGCGGTGTGCTTCTTCCAGTGGCGGCAGTCGCGCGCCGGGGCGGAGAAGTACCACTCGGCGATGCTGCCGCACGCCGGGGAGGACAGCGACACGTTCCGCGCGGTCCGGCAGCTGGGCGGGGTCCTGGAGGATCTGTCCACCGTGGTGGGGTCCGAGCGCGGTCGGGCGCGGGTCGCCGTGCTGTTCGACTGGGAGTCGTGGTGGGTCAGCGAGTTCGACTCGCACCCCACCTGCCTGCTGGACTACCGGCGGGAGGCCCTGGACTGGTACTCGGCGCTGGTCGAGCTGGGGATGGTGGTCGACGTGGTGCCCACCGACGCCCCGCTCGAGCGGTACGAGGTGGTCATCGCCCCGGTGCTGCACGTCGTGCCGGACGAGCTGTCCGAGCGGCTGCACCGGTTCGTCGCCGGTGGTGGGCATCTCGTGACCACGTACTTCTCCGGCACGGTCGACGAGCACGACCACGTCCGGCTCGGTGGCTACCCCGGGGCGTTGCGCGAGTTGCTGGGCATCCGCATCGAGGAGTTCGGGCCGCTGTTCGAGGGGGAGTCGGTCGAGCTCGACGACGGGGCGACCGGCACGCTCTGGACCGATCGAATCGAGCTCACCGGCGAGGACGTCGAGGTGTTGGCCTCCTACCGAAGCGGTGACCACGCGGGGCGTCCGGCGATCACGCGCCGGCGGTGGGGGAGCGGTTCGGCCTGCTACGTGTCCACCCGGCTGGGCGTGGCCGGGCTGGAGCGCGTGCTGGGCACGGTCCTCGACCGGGCGGGTGTGGTCAGCGAGCTGCCCGAATCGCTGCGGGGGCGCGTGCAGCCGGTGGTGCGGCAGGGCGCGCAGCGCCGCTACTGGTTCCTGATCAACCGCACGGAGCAGGACGTGGAGTTGACCGGGCTGGTGGGCGCGGAGCTCGCTCGCAGCGCGCGTGCCCAGCACTCCGATGCTGCCTCCGTGCTTCCGGCCCGGGGCGTGGTGGTGCTGGAGAGCAGCCCCGAGTGAGACCGCGTGACCGCGGCCGGGGCGCAGCGTCGTCCCGGCCGCGGTCACGAGCACCGCGCACGCGCTGCGGCGTGCGCGTCGAACGGAAGGCAGGAGACCGATGGTGAGACGATTTCGCGCACGTGCTTTTCGGCTGGTCCCGCTGTGCCTGGCGCTGGGGTCGGCGCTGCTGCTGGGTTCCTCGGTGCTCGCGCCGACCGCGGTTTCGGCCGGGACCGGCGAGGCGTCCGGACGCGAGGGCACCGCGACGGCGATCACCGGTGTGCGGCTGGACTCGCTCAAGACCGAGGCGCTCATCGACGAGGAGGCGGGCACGGTGGTGCTGCCGGTCGAGCCCGGCACGGAGTTGCGCAAGCTGCGGCCGGAGTTCGACATCGCCGAGCGTTCGACGATTCGTCCCGGCAACGGCAGTACCCAGGACTTCACCACTCCGGTGGAGTACGAGGTGCGCAGCAGGGGCCACGAGTCCCGGACCTGGACGGTGCGGGCGGTGGAGATGAACAGTCCCAGCCTGCCCGGCTACAACGCCGACCCGAACATCGTGCGTTTCGGCGATACCTACTACATCTACGCCACCACGGACGGTTTCCCGGGGTGGGGCAGCGACTCGTTCAAGACCTGGTCGAGCACGAACCTGGTCGACTGGACCGAGCACGACACGATCCTCGACCTCGGTGCGGATGTCTCCTGGGCCGACGGGAGAGCGTGGGCGCCTGCGGCGATCGAGAAGAACGGTAAATATTATTTCTACTTCACCGCCGACACCAAGATCGGTGTGGCCGTGGCGGACAGTCCCACCGGGCCGTTCGTCGATTCGGGCGAGCCGCTGGTCGCGGCGAATCCGCACGGCGGGCAGGCCATCGATCCGGCCGTGTTCACCGACGAGGACGGCCAGTCCTATCTGTACTGGGGCAACGGGCACGCCTACGTGGTGCCGCTGAACGACGACATGGTTTCGTTCGACTGGTCCGCGGTCAAGCACCTGACCGGGTTGGACGGCTTCCGCGAGGGGCTGTTCATGCACGAGCGCGCCGGCACCTACTACTTGAGCTGGTCCATCGGCGACACCCGCAGCGAGGACTACCGCGTCGGGTACGCGACCGGCACCAGCCCCATGATGGCGAACATGCGCAATCGGGGCGAGATCCTCACCAAGCGGCCGTCGCTGGGCATCTACGGCACCGGACACCACTCGACGGTGCGGGATCCCGAGACCGGCGAGTGGTTCATCGCCTACCACCGCCACGCGGTCCCGGACGGGGACGGCACGCACCGGGAGGTCACCATCGACCGGCTGCGCTACGCCGCGGACGGCACGATTCGCCGGGTCGAGCCCACGCTTTCCGGGATCGATCCGGTCTGAGCTCGGCGGGCCCGGCTGAGCGGGCTCCGGGTGCCGCACCGCCGGCGGAGAGGTGGAGGTCCCGCCGGCCGCAGGCGTGGCGCGCTGCGGCCGGCGGGAGCCGGGAGGCTCAGCCGAGCCGGAGGTTGGCGACGTGGATGGGCGAGGGGGTGGTTCCCGTGGAGGACTCCTGGTACAGCACGGACAGCACGCCGTCGGCGGCCAGCCGGGAGGTGTCCACGTTGACCTCGCCGAAGGCGTTCATGTCGGGGCGGTTGAACACCACGGTCCAGTCGGTCCAGTCGCTGGCTGCGCTGGCCGCCACGATCTTGCCCTTCGGCATGATGAGGTAGGCGTTGTCGTGCTGGTCGAAGACCAGCTGGGTCCGCTGGGTGGAGTGCGGCGGGACGGGAACTTCGCGCTTGGTCCAGTCACCGTCATCGCCGCGGACGAGGTGGAACGTGCGGGCGTGCTCGCTGCGCTGCTGGGAGTAGTCCGTCACGCACTGGGTGAACCGGCCGGGCACGTAGCTGATCACCGCGTGGGGCGTGTTGGTGGAGTCGACCGCCTGGCTCTCCTGGTTCATGAGCCCGTGGTTGGGGCCGAGCGGGTCGGCCACGATCCCCGGGGAGTTCACGCCCACCGGGTCCCGACCGGTGACGCCGACGGTCTCGCCGGCACCGTTGTGCCAGGTCCGGCCCTGGTCGTCGCTGTAGACGTAGCCGGTGTCGTGGTTGGCCAGTCCGCCCGGGTCGCACAGCACCGACCGGTTGCCCTCGCGCCAGGTGAAGTTCGCGTGCAGCCGTCCGGTGTCGTCGTAGGTCAACCCGTGCAGGTACATGTTGCGGGTGGTCGACACCTCCCCGTTCGGGGCGGTCCAGGCCCCGGTCGCCGAGCTCCAGCCGCCGAGCTTGTCCCAGCTGCCGTCGGCGTACTCGGCCAGTTCGTTGACGCCGTCGCCCGAGCCTCCGGTGCGGTAGCTGAACTGGAGCTTGCCCTGCGGGGTGACGAGGAATCGCGGGTAGGTCATCGCCCCGAGCTGCTCGTCGCCCAGCG
The sequence above is a segment of the Actinopolyspora saharensis genome. Coding sequences within it:
- a CDS encoding DUF2264 domain-containing protein, producing MTPEKNCELSPCTGWTRQHWASTADGLLRAVQRYRSPAGARFDLPGPVSANGASADGLEGFARTFLLQGFRVVGEQGRDPTGLLERYAEGLAAGTDPASPERWPRPDELGQAKVEAASIALILQVTRPWLWDELDERVRGRVVDWLSTVVGQPYPPINWVWFRVVVESFLREVGGPWSAAEIEEDLAVHAALRRGGGWYSDGQERAFDHYVGWALHLYPMLWTHWFDVVGSLCPVGTYRTWAADLARYLDDAVHLVGADGSPLLQGRSLVYRFAAAAPFWVGALTGHGGLAPGLVRRVCSGVLRHFTDRGVPDADGLLNLGWHGAWPGMRQAYSGAGSPYWASKGMLGLALPAHHPVWNAVEEPLPSETSDHGRVVSPPGWLVSHRRADGVSIVLNHGTDHAEPGARRSDSALYARLGYSTATVPPLIGSTVADPVDNAVAIVDAEGAATHRTGFERLYAREADGGALAAASRGRVCWVDAREDTTADHGYGRRGAVVEGPVVTVASVLRAGLEVRLVRVDPAGWEEPGAGCFVRMGGWPVASDGEPAARGGPRQRRVSFASAALRSLVSGVRGFTGCGLAAQAGTTPLGAWTAVPWLATDGVPAGEVLAGSVLLDRGGREPVDPAVLVRPDGEGGHEVTVAWPDGEGTTVELPGVP
- a CDS encoding beta-galactosidase, with translation MSYRPLSANWFTATRWEGRLAYGADYNPEQWSRPVWQEDVRLMNEAGVNIVSLGIFSWARIEPEPGVHDFGWLDEVMDLLHEHGIAVDLATATASPPPWLTARHPEVLPVDRQGRTLWPGGRQHWRPTSPVFRDYALRLVRVLAERYRDHPGLVAWHVSNELGCHNVYDYSEDAARAFRNWLRSRYGTVERLNEVWATDFWSQRYGDWAEILPPRWAAAFPNPTQQLDFQRFCSDALKDHFRAEREVLRSVTPSVPVTTNFMLMGNAKGMNYADWAGEVDFVSNDHYLNPGPRALDELSFSAALTGGIAGGRPWFLMEHATGAVNWRAVNKPKKPGELARDSLVHVAHGADAVCFFQWRQSRAGAEKYHSAMLPHAGEDSDTFRAVRQLGGVLEDLSTVVGSERGRARVAVLFDWESWWVSEFDSHPTCLLDYRREALDWYSALVELGMVVDVVPTDAPLERYEVVIAPVLHVVPDELSERLHRFVAGGGHLVTTYFSGTVDEHDHVRLGGYPGALRELLGIRIEEFGPLFEGESVELDDGATGTLWTDRIELTGEDVEVLASYRSGDHAGRPAITRRRWGSGSACYVSTRLGVAGLERVLGTVLDRAGVVSELPESLRGRVQPVVRQGAQRRYWFLINRTEQDVELTGLVGAELARSARAQHSDAASVLPARGVVVLESSPE
- a CDS encoding family 43 glycosylhydrolase — translated: MVRRFRARAFRLVPLCLALGSALLLGSSVLAPTAVSAGTGEASGREGTATAITGVRLDSLKTEALIDEEAGTVVLPVEPGTELRKLRPEFDIAERSTIRPGNGSTQDFTTPVEYEVRSRGHESRTWTVRAVEMNSPSLPGYNADPNIVRFGDTYYIYATTDGFPGWGSDSFKTWSSTNLVDWTEHDTILDLGADVSWADGRAWAPAAIEKNGKYYFYFTADTKIGVAVADSPTGPFVDSGEPLVAANPHGGQAIDPAVFTDEDGQSYLYWGNGHAYVVPLNDDMVSFDWSAVKHLTGLDGFREGLFMHERAGTYYLSWSIGDTRSEDYRVGYATGTSPMMANMRNRGEILTKRPSLGIYGTGHHSTVRDPETGEWFIAYHRHAVPDGDGTHREVTIDRLRYAADGTIRRVEPTLSGIDPV
- a CDS encoding BNR repeat-containing protein, which produces MRRAVLTTLLVTAALVMPTHAAAEPPEFAQNSGNAAPEASLLSDTVLDPSALYFVSYDGIVNNNSFQQDAIRTYAGYQYAAWYTDSRNAVVGRKPLHGNGGWQTVTLPHELSVDDSHNVISLGISPADGRLHVAMDTHNSRIHYVRSVAGLASRPAAHPWTSAMFGEVQRTLGDEQLGAMTYPRFLVTPQGKLQFSYRTGGSGDGVNELAEYADGSWDKLGGWSSATGAWTAPNGEVSTTRNMYLHGLTYDDTGRLHANFTWREGNRSVLCDPGGLANHDTGYVYSDDQGRTWHNGAGETVGVTGRDPVGVNSPGIVADPLGPNHGLMNQESQAVDSTNTPHAVISYVPGRFTQCVTDYSQQRSEHARTFHLVRGDDGDWTKREVPVPPHSTQRTQLVFDQHDNAYLIMPKGKIVAASAASDWTDWTVVFNRPDMNAFGEVNVDTSRLAADGVLSVLYQESSTGTTPSPIHVANLRLG